A portion of the Rhodospirillaceae bacterium genome contains these proteins:
- a CDS encoding caspase family protein: MPSYSVPRLTAMIVAIIILAFPCLGAAGNGALWVPVEVAQFEEDDEPEDDNEPALSIKANPLQVCTREGCVQAAEKFSNAEIMSAIYGLLKHNERSVVKPCESEITNRNCTSEGFSLFVLAGILPANANLAELAYKDIRINKDNTEITLKIGITGSFLGASANCGDLDAVIRLNAQNNPVLAGKESFYCNWLAIGNIFWSYTHVIDFVDFAKGTMGGPFEFSAIGLLTAGGADGYGQHNLTPANTALLPGSNGTLTIATKVPTAPPSTASLPTTSLPTTSLPTGTSTPVKGVESQLAALKGLHDKGLIDDVTFQAQQRAILSQTFGNTPAPRPAAQQKIAPPESGATLTAATFGRYHALVIGNNDYRHLPKLRTAVNDASTIAAVLQNDYGYLVTLLLNATRANIIESLDRLTEKLVAEDNLLIYYAGHGWLDESANRGYWLATDAKPSRRTNWVSNATLTDTLKTIQAKHVMVVADSCFSGTLTRGVRVGVRTGNYWNRMAEKITRVALVSGGLEPVSDGIGKHSPFAKAFISALQSNDAIMDGTQLFNQIRRPVMIEANQTPQYTDVRQAGHEGGDFLFVRRR; encoded by the coding sequence ATGCCCAGCTATAGCGTTCCACGACTGACGGCTATGATTGTAGCGATTATCATTCTTGCCTTCCCATGTTTGGGTGCAGCGGGCAATGGTGCCCTGTGGGTGCCCGTCGAGGTTGCACAATTTGAGGAAGATGATGAACCAGAAGACGATAATGAACCCGCATTATCAATAAAAGCGAATCCTCTTCAAGTATGTACGCGGGAAGGTTGCGTACAGGCGGCAGAAAAGTTCAGCAACGCCGAGATCATGAGTGCAATTTACGGCCTCCTAAAACATAACGAGAGATCCGTGGTTAAGCCGTGCGAATCTGAAATAACCAATCGAAATTGTACCAGTGAAGGGTTTAGTTTATTTGTCCTGGCTGGGATATTACCTGCCAATGCCAACCTAGCTGAATTGGCCTACAAAGATATCCGAATAAACAAAGACAATACGGAAATCACCCTAAAGATTGGCATCACTGGGTCATTTCTTGGTGCCTCTGCTAACTGTGGTGACTTAGATGCGGTTATTAGACTCAATGCGCAAAACAACCCGGTCCTTGCTGGGAAGGAGTCCTTCTACTGCAACTGGTTGGCGATCGGGAACATATTTTGGAGCTACACACATGTCATCGATTTCGTGGACTTCGCCAAGGGTACCATGGGGGGACCTTTCGAATTTTCTGCTATCGGTTTGTTGACCGCAGGTGGTGCGGACGGATATGGGCAGCACAACCTAACACCAGCGAATACAGCTCTCTTGCCGGGCTCGAATGGAACTTTAACGATTGCGACCAAGGTCCCCACTGCGCCACCTTCCACCGCCTCGCTGCCCACGACCTCGCTACCCACGACCTCGCTACCCACTGGCACATCTACGCCAGTTAAGGGCGTAGAATCTCAACTGGCCGCCCTCAAGGGCCTACACGACAAAGGATTAATCGACGATGTGACGTTCCAAGCCCAGCAGCGGGCAATTCTGAGCCAAACGTTCGGCAACACACCCGCACCACGGCCTGCCGCGCAACAGAAAATTGCACCGCCAGAGAGCGGAGCGACACTAACCGCTGCAACATTTGGTCGCTATCACGCCCTGGTTATCGGTAACAACGATTACCGCCACCTTCCCAAACTGCGCACTGCAGTTAATGACGCTAGTACAATTGCCGCCGTGCTGCAGAACGATTACGGCTATCTGGTAACCTTGTTGTTGAATGCAACACGGGCCAACATTATCGAGAGCCTCGACCGTCTTACCGAGAAACTGGTGGCAGAGGATAATCTCTTGATCTATTACGCTGGGCACGGTTGGCTTGATGAGAGCGCAAACCGCGGCTACTGGCTGGCAACCGACGCCAAGCCCAGTCGGCGGACCAATTGGGTATCCAACGCAACCCTGACCGATACCCTAAAGACAATTCAGGCCAAGCATGTGATGGTGGTCGCCGACAGTTGCTTCTCAGGCACCTTGACGCGCGGCGTCAGAGTCGGTGTGAGGACCGGTAATTATTGGAACCGCATGGCCGAAAAGATTACCCGCGTTGCCCTGGTATCAGGTGGACTAGAACCTGTCTCCGACGGCATTGGCAAGCATTCGCCCTTCGCAAAGGCGTTCATTTCGGCTCTCCAGAGCAATGATGCGATTATGGACGGCACCCAACTCTTTAACCAAATCCGCCGCCCAGTCATGATTGAAGCCAACCAAACGCCACAGTACACTGACGTTCGCCAAGCTGGACACGAGGGTGGTGACTTTTTGTTCGTCAGGCGCCGTTAA